A window of Corallococcus macrosporus DSM 14697 contains these coding sequences:
- a CDS encoding tryptophan synthase alpha chain, translating to MRGVGRRGAWFWACFLVLWTACSHTQPDEDAGSRKSVSACVPMTCASQGMDCGIAIDGCGGTLHCGACGPGEVCGGGGRHNVCGPAPCAPATCEALGLDCGQASDGCEGVLDCGTCGPGEVCGGGGTPNVCGEPTCTPDTCESLARDCGAVPDGCGGVLDCGVCGSGQTCGGGGTPNVCGRGVCKRATCAGLGKNCGQVSDGCGGMLDCGVCAGGLTCGGGGVPNVCGSPPCTPGTCETLGKNCGPVADGCGGMLDCGVCADGQTCGGAEPNVCGGGVCTPLTCESQGKNCGTVPDGCGGLLHCGLCPAGETCGGGGVDHVCGRPRCTPATCESLGKDCGTVPDGCGGALQCGTCADGETCGGGGAPNVCAAPSCRPYTCGLLGKTCGAVPDGCGGLLECGTCTAPESCGGAGVPNVCAASASVCVDQELGSALPVLVKGSTAYAGDDHQASCGGGGAPDRGFLWTAPKSALFTFDTARSAIRSLVSVRSGGCGGAELACGRDGISYGGGARVSVPLVEGQTVLVVVDSASPDRFGAGYFELHIDELRASEAGSCFDGMDNDGDRWVDCADTDCHDAPGCGGRGCAHHDLGSALPVTFHGETAGSGDGFQGTCGALLQQDRAHLWTAPRAGTYVFDTAPTEWGNALYVLTGCRGAELGCASNPDGGAQGSPAVKVTLAQGQTVLVVVDGMANPDQDMPIRYTLNISESTATETGRCEDGADNDADGFADAADSDCR from the coding sequence ATGCGCGGAGTGGGGCGACGGGGAGCGTGGTTCTGGGCGTGTTTCCTGGTGCTATGGACGGCGTGCAGCCACACGCAGCCGGACGAGGACGCGGGCAGCCGCAAGTCCGTGTCCGCCTGCGTGCCCATGACGTGCGCCTCCCAGGGCATGGACTGCGGCATCGCCATTGACGGGTGCGGCGGGACGCTCCACTGCGGCGCCTGCGGCCCCGGTGAGGTGTGCGGCGGCGGCGGCCGGCACAACGTGTGCGGCCCCGCGCCCTGCGCGCCCGCCACCTGTGAGGCCCTGGGCCTCGACTGCGGACAGGCATCCGACGGCTGCGAGGGCGTGCTCGACTGCGGCACCTGCGGCCCCGGCGAGGTGTGCGGCGGCGGCGGGACGCCCAACGTGTGTGGCGAGCCGACGTGCACGCCGGACACCTGCGAGTCGCTGGCGCGCGACTGCGGCGCCGTGCCGGACGGCTGTGGCGGCGTCCTGGACTGTGGCGTCTGCGGGAGCGGCCAGACGTGTGGCGGCGGCGGCACCCCCAACGTGTGTGGCCGTGGCGTCTGCAAGCGCGCCACCTGCGCCGGGCTGGGGAAGAACTGCGGACAGGTGTCCGACGGCTGCGGCGGCATGCTCGACTGCGGCGTCTGCGCGGGCGGGCTGACGTGCGGCGGCGGCGGCGTGCCCAACGTCTGTGGCAGCCCGCCGTGCACGCCCGGAACGTGCGAGACGCTGGGGAAGAACTGCGGGCCGGTGGCGGACGGCTGCGGCGGCATGCTCGACTGCGGCGTCTGCGCGGACGGGCAGACGTGCGGCGGCGCCGAGCCCAACGTGTGCGGCGGCGGCGTGTGCACCCCGCTCACCTGCGAGTCCCAGGGGAAGAACTGCGGCACCGTGCCGGATGGCTGCGGCGGGCTGCTGCACTGCGGGCTCTGCCCCGCGGGTGAGACGTGTGGCGGCGGCGGCGTGGACCACGTCTGTGGCCGTCCGCGCTGCACCCCGGCCACGTGCGAGTCGTTGGGCAAGGACTGCGGCACCGTGCCGGACGGGTGCGGCGGCGCGCTCCAGTGCGGGACGTGCGCGGACGGCGAGACATGCGGGGGCGGCGGCGCGCCCAACGTGTGCGCGGCGCCTTCCTGCCGGCCCTACACCTGCGGCCTCCTGGGGAAGACTTGCGGCGCCGTGCCCGATGGGTGTGGCGGACTCCTGGAGTGCGGCACCTGCACCGCGCCCGAGTCTTGCGGCGGGGCGGGCGTCCCCAACGTCTGCGCGGCGAGCGCGTCCGTGTGCGTGGACCAGGAGTTGGGCAGCGCGCTGCCGGTGCTGGTGAAGGGCTCCACGGCGTACGCGGGGGATGACCACCAGGCCTCATGCGGCGGAGGCGGCGCGCCGGACCGGGGCTTCCTGTGGACGGCGCCCAAGAGCGCGCTCTTCACCTTCGACACGGCGAGGTCGGCCATCCGCTCGCTCGTCTCCGTGCGCAGCGGCGGCTGCGGGGGCGCGGAGCTGGCGTGCGGCCGGGATGGCATCAGCTACGGCGGCGGCGCACGCGTCTCGGTGCCGCTGGTGGAGGGGCAGACGGTGCTGGTGGTGGTGGACTCGGCGAGCCCGGACCGCTTCGGCGCCGGGTACTTCGAGCTGCACATCGACGAGCTGCGGGCCAGCGAGGCGGGCAGTTGCTTCGATGGCATGGACAATGACGGGGACCGCTGGGTGGACTGCGCGGATACCGACTGCCACGACGCGCCGGGCTGCGGCGGCCGCGGCTGCGCGCACCACGATTTGGGCAGCGCGTTGCCGGTGACGTTCCACGGCGAGACGGCGGGCTCCGGCGACGGCTTCCAGGGCACCTGCGGCGCGCTGCTCCAGCAGGACCGCGCGCACCTGTGGACGGCGCCCAGAGCGGGCACCTACGTCTTCGACACGGCGCCGACCGAGTGGGGCAACGCGCTCTACGTGCTCACCGGCTGCCGGGGCGCGGAGCTGGGCTGCGCTTCCAACCCGGATGGAGGTGCCCAGGGCTCGCCAGCGGTGAAGGTGACGCTGGCGCAGGGGCAGACGGTGCTGGTGGTGGTGGACGGCATGGCGAATCCCGACCAGGACATGCCCATCCGGTACACGCTCAACATCAGCGAGTCCACCGCCACGGAGACGGGCCGGTGCGAGGACGGCGCGGACAACGACGCGGATGGATTCGCGGACGCAGCGGACTCCGACTGCCGGTAG
- a CDS encoding MBL fold metallo-hydrolase, which yields MRIHHLNCTTMCPPGGRLVDGRKGFTGPAALTCHCLLVEGPRGLVLVDTGFGLEDVKHRRPRLAPLFLDVLTRPQLNEGSTAIRQIERLGFKAEDVRDIVLTHLDFDHAGGLDDFPHARVHLLSDEYQSAVAQATPLDRRRYRPLQWLHESHWVTYPSGGDGERWFGFECVRDLSGLPPEILLVPLPGHTLGHAGVAIQHGGGWLLHAGDAYFYHGEMAPDRYRCTPGLRAYQKLMQKDGYLRWHNMRRLRELVQRHGRDVTVFCAHDSLEFELLEEQEKAPELSSLRSFVDSQPPLHA from the coding sequence ATGCGCATCCACCACCTGAACTGCACCACCATGTGTCCACCGGGCGGCCGGCTGGTGGACGGACGGAAGGGCTTCACGGGGCCCGCGGCGCTGACGTGCCACTGCCTCCTGGTGGAAGGCCCCCGGGGGCTCGTCCTGGTGGACACCGGCTTCGGCCTGGAGGACGTGAAGCACCGCCGTCCCCGGCTGGCGCCCCTGTTCCTGGACGTGTTGACGCGGCCCCAGCTCAACGAGGGCTCCACGGCCATCCGGCAGATTGAGCGCCTGGGCTTCAAGGCCGAGGACGTGCGGGACATCGTCCTCACGCACCTGGACTTCGACCATGCCGGGGGCCTGGATGACTTCCCCCACGCCCGGGTCCACCTGCTGTCGGACGAGTACCAGAGCGCCGTGGCCCAGGCGACGCCGCTGGACCGGCGCCGCTACCGGCCGCTGCAGTGGCTGCATGAGTCACACTGGGTGACGTACCCCTCCGGTGGGGACGGTGAGCGCTGGTTCGGCTTCGAGTGCGTGCGCGACCTGTCAGGCCTGCCGCCGGAAATCCTGCTGGTGCCGCTGCCAGGCCACACCCTGGGCCACGCCGGCGTGGCCATCCAGCATGGTGGCGGCTGGCTGCTGCACGCCGGAGACGCGTACTTCTACCACGGGGAGATGGCGCCGGACCGGTACCGCTGCACCCCGGGGCTGCGCGCCTACCAGAAGCTGATGCAGAAGGACGGCTACCTGCGCTGGCACAACATGCGCCGGCTGCGCGAGCTGGTGCAGCGTCACGGGCGGGACGTCACGGTGTTCTGCGCGCACGACTCGCTGGAGTTCGAGCTGCTCGAGGAGCAGGAGAAGGCCCCGGAGCTGTCCTCCCTGCGGTCCTTCGTGGATTCGCAGCCGCCGCTGCACGCGTGA
- a CDS encoding ATP-binding protein: protein MARPWTFAQRAGAGFVVSLLVALVLAGTSVVALLSMRTNHKARILELSRDVLDVKHLERTFNDKVVSGRGFALSGDAFFAQDMSVARERFINTYESLKRRLTQEPLATQLEAVSHAELEHEEAMQALIMEREDGVPPQRLAQIFDGHVADTRRRALESLRTLHQQAEARLSHGIHESLTTDRGALGLSLFAGSLGLAGATMLAWTLTRRLRPIQQEAEANAERFQLLVEGVRDQALFLLDARGRVESWNPGAERIMGYREAEILGQPSSVFYPPDAVAAGIPEKDLARARRDGRLHTEGWRVRKDGSRYLADTRITVLQDARGRPRGFAKVTRDITERRRAERTQQLLAEAGRLFHQLQDPDQTVAELTRIMVPEVADACLLYLMTASGDLWPRAIAHAVPEKEAVLWDSARRFPPPRDTHWGIWQVLRTGRSELKSDVSPETLSQGLVGPEHLSLVEQVGVRSYLGVPLRVGQQTRGVFVLLTSAPERRLTMADQVFVEEVAGRAALALDNARLWSEAQEAVELIGVAAHDLGNPLNTLQLLLRRLQRMELAGEQKARDGLGAALKQTQRLGQLLHNLLDLSRLSSGKRMLDAAPVDLSELVHEVTERFAEQAAEAGTRLEVSAAPGLVGRWDRLRLDRVVTNLLSNALKFGKGRPVEVRVEHAGMARARLAVRDYGVGIAPEAQRRIFERFERELSGGQHAGFGLGLYIVRQLVEAHGGTIRVESAPGEGATFIVELPLLLLGSERREPPASPLYS, encoded by the coding sequence GTGGCACGTCCGTGGACGTTCGCGCAGCGCGCGGGCGCCGGCTTCGTCGTCTCGCTGCTGGTGGCGCTCGTGCTGGCGGGAACGTCCGTGGTGGCGCTGCTCTCCATGCGGACCAACCACAAGGCGCGCATCCTGGAATTGTCCCGGGACGTGCTGGACGTCAAACACCTGGAGCGGACCTTCAATGACAAGGTGGTCAGCGGCCGGGGCTTCGCCTTGTCGGGGGACGCGTTCTTCGCCCAGGACATGTCCGTGGCGCGCGAGCGCTTCATCAACACCTATGAATCCCTGAAGCGCCGCCTCACCCAGGAGCCCCTGGCCACGCAGTTGGAGGCCGTCTCCCACGCGGAGCTGGAGCACGAGGAGGCCATGCAGGCGCTCATCATGGAGCGCGAGGACGGCGTGCCCCCCCAGCGGCTGGCGCAGATTTTCGACGGCCACGTGGCGGACACCCGGCGGCGGGCCCTGGAGAGCCTCCGGACGCTCCACCAGCAGGCCGAGGCCCGGCTGTCCCATGGCATCCATGAGAGCCTGACGACGGACCGCGGCGCGCTCGGACTCTCCCTGTTCGCGGGGAGCCTGGGGCTGGCCGGCGCGACGATGCTGGCGTGGACGCTGACGCGCCGGCTGCGCCCCATCCAACAGGAGGCCGAGGCCAACGCCGAGCGCTTCCAGCTCCTCGTGGAGGGCGTGCGCGACCAGGCCCTCTTCCTGCTGGACGCGCGAGGCCGGGTGGAGAGCTGGAACCCGGGCGCGGAGCGCATCATGGGCTACCGCGAGGCGGAAATCCTGGGCCAGCCCTCCAGCGTCTTCTACCCGCCGGACGCGGTGGCGGCGGGGATTCCGGAGAAGGACCTGGCCCGGGCCCGGCGGGATGGGCGGCTGCACACCGAGGGCTGGCGGGTGCGCAAGGACGGCTCGCGCTACCTGGCGGACACCCGCATCACCGTGCTTCAGGACGCGCGCGGGCGGCCGCGCGGCTTCGCCAAGGTGACGCGCGACATCACCGAGCGGCGCCGGGCCGAGCGCACCCAGCAGCTCCTGGCGGAGGCAGGGCGCCTCTTCCACCAGCTCCAGGACCCCGACCAGACGGTGGCCGAGCTGACACGCATCATGGTGCCGGAGGTGGCCGACGCCTGCCTGCTCTACCTGATGACGGCCAGCGGCGACCTCTGGCCCCGCGCGATTGCGCACGCGGTGCCCGAAAAGGAGGCGGTGCTGTGGGACTCGGCGCGGCGCTTTCCTCCGCCGCGAGACACGCACTGGGGCATCTGGCAGGTGCTGCGCACGGGGCGCTCCGAGCTCAAGAGCGACGTGTCTCCGGAGACCTTGTCACAGGGGCTGGTGGGCCCCGAGCACCTCTCCCTGGTGGAGCAGGTGGGCGTGCGCTCCTACCTCGGCGTGCCGCTCCGGGTGGGGCAGCAGACGCGCGGGGTGTTCGTGCTGCTGACCTCCGCGCCGGAGCGGCGGTTGACGATGGCGGACCAGGTCTTCGTGGAGGAGGTGGCGGGGCGGGCCGCGCTCGCGCTGGACAACGCCCGGCTGTGGAGCGAGGCGCAGGAGGCGGTGGAGCTCATCGGCGTGGCGGCGCACGACTTGGGCAACCCGTTGAACACGTTGCAGTTGCTGCTGCGGAGGCTCCAGCGGATGGAGCTCGCGGGGGAGCAGAAGGCGCGTGACGGGCTGGGCGCGGCGTTGAAGCAGACGCAGCGGCTGGGACAGTTGCTGCACAACCTGTTGGACTTGTCGCGGCTGTCGTCGGGGAAGCGGATGCTGGACGCGGCGCCGGTGGACCTGTCGGAGCTGGTGCACGAGGTCACGGAGCGCTTCGCCGAGCAGGCCGCCGAGGCGGGCACCAGGCTGGAGGTCAGCGCGGCGCCGGGACTGGTGGGCCGGTGGGACCGGCTGCGGTTGGACCGGGTGGTGACGAACCTGCTGTCCAACGCGCTGAAGTTCGGCAAGGGCCGCCCGGTGGAGGTTCGGGTGGAGCACGCGGGCATGGCGCGGGCCCGGCTGGCGGTGAGGGATTACGGCGTGGGCATCGCGCCGGAGGCGCAGCGGCGCATCTTCGAGCGCTTCGAACGGGAGCTGTCCGGCGGCCAGCACGCGGGCTTCGGGCTGGGGCTCTACATCGTCCGCCAACTGGTGGAGGCGCATGGCGGCACCATCCGCGTGGAGAGCGCCCCCGGTGAGGGCGCCACCTTCATCGTGGAGCTGCCGCTGCTGCTCCTGGGCTCGGAGCGACGTGAGCCTCCGGCCTCTCCCCTGTATTCGTGA
- a CDS encoding cupin domain-containing protein — MSAPHRSPTGLAGRRPRWDSRRRVGTGAAPARAAQEVPAPEVVDKVNLAQKLALFSEHGSPKVVGELNGQHVRLARLHGPFVWHQHDAEDELFLVLHGHLRMELRERTVDVGPGEFIIIPRGVEHRPVAEEEVHVLLFEPATTLNTGNVREERTAEHLQHL, encoded by the coding sequence ATGAGCGCGCCTCATCGCAGTCCCACGGGCCTCGCCGGACGCCGTCCGCGCTGGGACTCCCGCCGCCGGGTGGGCACCGGTGCCGCGCCCGCCCGGGCGGCCCAGGAGGTACCGGCCCCCGAGGTGGTGGACAAGGTCAACCTCGCACAGAAGCTGGCCCTCTTCTCCGAGCATGGGTCTCCGAAGGTGGTGGGTGAGCTCAACGGCCAGCACGTCCGCCTGGCCCGGCTCCACGGCCCCTTCGTCTGGCACCAGCACGACGCCGAGGACGAGCTGTTCCTCGTGCTTCATGGCCACCTGCGCATGGAGCTGCGCGAGCGCACGGTGGACGTGGGCCCGGGTGAGTTCATCATCATCCCCCGCGGCGTGGAGCACCGGCCCGTGGCGGAGGAGGAGGTCCACGTCCTCCTCTTCGAGCCCGCGACGACGCTCAACACCGGCAACGTCCGCGAGGAGCGGACGGCCGAGCACCTCCAACACCTCTGA
- a CDS encoding TIGR02266 family protein produces the protein MSSPSPAARMPPAASREAELARAESELSTLEARLHEQLTQASAEASALATRLEQTRQALTRAHQAPGADPMLGEQASRLQLAAVPALDMEAPRARALEARQAALQARRQAGSEMQALLRAHQEQAAQVARAVAEADAVLERQAEAARVRQEAASRAQHEAAKARQAELARAAAAAKAQGHAPVPAAPARPAPEKDARRNGRVRMHTSIDMRSDSNFFTGFSLDISEGGVFIATVDAVPRGTQVELDFTLPGGRPMKVTGVVRWVREANSRTPELMPGVGVQFTGLPPEVASAISSFVTTRDPMFFPD, from the coding sequence ATGAGCTCGCCGTCCCCTGCTGCCCGCATGCCCCCGGCTGCTTCCCGTGAAGCGGAGCTGGCTCGCGCCGAGAGCGAGCTGTCCACGCTGGAGGCCCGGCTCCATGAACAACTCACCCAGGCCAGCGCGGAGGCCTCCGCCCTGGCCACGCGGCTGGAGCAGACGCGGCAGGCCCTGACGCGGGCCCACCAGGCGCCGGGCGCCGACCCCATGCTCGGGGAACAGGCCTCCCGGCTCCAGCTGGCCGCGGTGCCCGCGCTGGACATGGAGGCGCCGCGCGCCCGCGCGCTGGAGGCCCGCCAGGCGGCGCTCCAGGCCCGGCGGCAGGCGGGCTCGGAGATGCAGGCGTTGCTGCGGGCGCACCAGGAGCAGGCCGCGCAGGTGGCCCGCGCGGTGGCCGAGGCGGACGCGGTGCTCGAGCGTCAGGCCGAGGCCGCCCGGGTCCGCCAGGAAGCCGCGTCACGCGCGCAGCACGAAGCGGCGAAGGCCCGGCAGGCCGAGCTGGCGCGAGCGGCCGCGGCGGCGAAGGCCCAGGGACATGCGCCCGTTCCCGCGGCCCCCGCCCGCCCCGCGCCGGAGAAGGACGCGAGGCGCAACGGGCGGGTGCGGATGCACACGTCCATCGACATGCGCAGCGATTCGAACTTCTTCACCGGCTTCTCCTTGGACATCAGCGAGGGCGGCGTGTTCATCGCCACGGTGGACGCGGTGCCGCGCGGCACGCAGGTGGAGCTGGACTTCACCCTGCCGGGCGGGCGGCCCATGAAGGTGACGGGCGTGGTGCGCTGGGTGCGCGAGGCCAATTCCCGCACGCCGGAGCTGATGCCGGGCGTGGGGGTGCAGTTCACCGGGCTGCCGCCGGAGGTGGCCAGCGCCATCTCCTCGTTCGTCACCACGCGCGACCCGATGTTCTTCCCGGACTGA